From Coffea arabica cultivar ET-39 chromosome 2e, Coffea Arabica ET-39 HiFi, whole genome shotgun sequence, the proteins below share one genomic window:
- the LOC113729813 gene encoding uncharacterized protein isoform X2, giving the protein MAEATAEASETSQNSNLAVDQNHDTSVSHLPNHGIKPQHEFSEEQVRHILEVIAATGKFWHEWDKLKGMLSFYLKQVLSQYPEAKLSSEQQISSMGETFLELVKRLDDALQSFVEGPPFTLQRVCEILLAARTIYPNLSKLALALEKISVLEHLTRD; this is encoded by the exons ATGGCGGAGGCAACAGCAGAAGCAAGTGAAACTTCCCAGAATTCAAATCTTGCAGTAGACCAGAACCACGACACTTCCGTTTCTCATCTCCCAAATCACGG CATCAAGCCCCAGCACGAGTTTTCAGAAGAACAAGTAAGACACATTCTCGAAGTAATTGCCGCCACTGGGAAGTTTTG GCATGAATGGGACAAATTGAAGGGTATGCTGTCCTTCTATCTCAAGCAG GTCCTATCTCAATACCCAGAGGCAAAATTAAGTAGTGAGCAACAAATTTCTTCAATGGGAGAGACCTTCCTTGAGTTGGTGAAAAGGTTGGATGATG CTCTTCAGAGCTTTGTTGAGGGCCCTCCATTTACACTACAGAGGGTTTGCGAG ATTTTGTTGGCAGCAAGAACCATTTATCCCAATCTTTCAAAGCTTGCCTTGGCCCTGGAAAAG ATCTCTGTCCTGGAACATCTGACCCGAGATTGA
- the LOC113729813 gene encoding uncharacterized protein isoform X1, whose protein sequence is MAEATAEASETSQNSNLAVDQNHDTSVSHLPNHGIKPQHEFSEEQVRHILEVIAATGKFWHEWDKLKGMLSFYLKQVLSQYPEAKLSSEQQISSMGETFLELVKRLDDALQSFVEGPPFTLQRVCEILLAARTIYPNLSKLALALEKNLLVTSVLTISTDLCPGTSDPRLTTGGRENEEPNAKLESTQNGVQPLGGDKDEIMTEVQASEADEDMTIDMETFEEIVRSSETNSTPTCDSESTSI, encoded by the exons ATGGCGGAGGCAACAGCAGAAGCAAGTGAAACTTCCCAGAATTCAAATCTTGCAGTAGACCAGAACCACGACACTTCCGTTTCTCATCTCCCAAATCACGG CATCAAGCCCCAGCACGAGTTTTCAGAAGAACAAGTAAGACACATTCTCGAAGTAATTGCCGCCACTGGGAAGTTTTG GCATGAATGGGACAAATTGAAGGGTATGCTGTCCTTCTATCTCAAGCAG GTCCTATCTCAATACCCAGAGGCAAAATTAAGTAGTGAGCAACAAATTTCTTCAATGGGAGAGACCTTCCTTGAGTTGGTGAAAAGGTTGGATGATG CTCTTCAGAGCTTTGTTGAGGGCCCTCCATTTACACTACAGAGGGTTTGCGAG ATTTTGTTGGCAGCAAGAACCATTTATCCCAATCTTTCAAAGCTTGCCTTGGCCCTGGAAAAG AATTTGTTGGTGACATCTGTGTTGACCATCTCTACAGATCTCTGTCCTGGAACATCTGACCCGAGATTGACTACAGGGGGAAGAGAAAATGAGGAGCCCAATGCTAAATTGGAATCCACGCAAAATGGTGTCCAACCTTTGGGAGGCGACAAGGATGAAATAATGACAGAAGTTCAGGCTTCTGAGGCTGACGAGGATATGACAATTGACATGGAAACCTTCGAAGAAATAGTTAGATCATCAGAGACAAATTCTACACCTACTTGTGATTCAGAATCTACCAGTATCTGA
- the LOC113729814 gene encoding uncharacterized protein, with protein MMDFHTLNRRQLQALCKKNNIPANLTNLAMALSLQALPTVQGVEELPLQQPSESSTESPAKPQAASLSVPRTAARGTATTRRKATVTVQEDESETTSHPSTRTRRSTRGLPVAAAGGDVPQTPLPPSNVAKAASACRKMEPHFNQIEREEHPGDDNNIVKEREHTSEIPAIVPATRQRGLKNTHTCSTRRSARLAGKRRENFVASKELKEGSKSLTTEFLSSEFGEIMEMNRQPQECPAAESLPVTKSPSGVDLKEKSELGLLDTGYEPEVLSGTKSGCSAESRNDFPILCDEHGSETSEIGDSKMTVECDNGSNELYCNKTEDAFENGEGLDIINDEMGCSDVAEDVAQVIDTDDVRTIEDVTDLKMKSEEELLESNKDFGSSDKTNASFDNENGKKLNVAKEMESEDDAAQNLVDEGKDLRSDDLDALNINDGAVESNESGGERAVGIITPAAQESVAELSAFADDLAEKLVAMELDTSALDEYKNCARLGSEMSWAEAAADVQLELEPPCLTEEECRRSMCMLNYNAANLDITDDGAREELKNYDHAIDDDAPLSYYSTAPLLLTADIVGTGVGAPVLPCITEESKENLSNDVVQTSCLTTSIPMKEESVTPSKTTATHLKISVTKKTPRQVTMTAAPVSDDKENMIIHNSGTRLIVAEEKKTGKKQTRLENAEKPLDEQSLRQLTKMLKEKLEITKKMSMTKDDSSKSKAAPTGSESGRRLALQTLPENRLE; from the exons ATGATGGATTTCCACACCCTCAATAGGAGACAACTCCAGGCTCTCTGCAAGAAGAACAACATTCCCGCAAACCTCACCAATCTTGCTATGGCTCTTTCTCTCCAGGCTCTTCCCACT GTTCAAGGGGTCGAAGAGCTACCGTTGCAACAACCTTCAGAATCTTCCACCGAGTCGCCAGCCAAACCCCAAGCCGCATCCCTCAGCGTTCCTCGCACCGCTGCCAGAGGAACCGCCACCACCCGCCGGAAGGCCACCGTGACGGTCCAAGAAGATGAATCCGAAACTACTTCACACCCTTCCACCAGGACTCGCCGTTCAACCAGAGGACTGCCGGTTGCTGCTGCCGGAGGAGACGTCCCCCAAACTCCGCTCCCGCCTAGCAACGTAGCCAAGGCTGCTTCGGCGTGCCGCAAAATGGAGCCCCACTTTAATCAAATTGAACGGGAGGAACACCCCGGGGATGATAATAACATTGTCAAGGAAAGGGAGCATACTTCTGAAATCCCGGCTATTGTGCCGGCTACCCGGCAACGGGGTCTCAAGAATACACACACTTGCAGTACTCGCAGATCCGCGAGGTTGGCTGGAAAGCGCAGGGAGAATTTCGTCGCTAGCAAGGAGCTGAAAGAGGGATCTAAATCTCTAACCACAGAATTCCTCTCCAGTGAATTTGGAGAAATTATGGAGATGAATCGACAACCTCAAGAATGCCCTGCTGCTGAGTCTCTTCCAGTCACAAAAAGCCCTTCCG GGGTTGATTTGAAAGAAAAGTCAGAACTAGGATTGCTCGATACCGGCTATGAACCAGAGGTTCTTTCGGGTACAAAATCAGGCTGTTCTGCGGAGAGCCGCAACGATTTTCCAATCCTATGTGATGAACACGGTAGTGAAACTTCTGAAATTGGTGATTCAAAGATGACAGTGGAATGTGACAATG GGTCTAATGAACTTTACTGCAACAAGACGGAGGATGCATTTGAGAATGGGGAAGGACTGGATATTATTAATGATGAGATGGGATGCAGTGATGTAGCTGAAGATGTTGCACAAGTCATTGATACAG ATGATGTTCGCACCATTGAAGATGTTACTGATCTTAAAATGAAGAGTGAAGAAGAGTTGTTGGAGTCCAATAAGGATTTTGGTTCATCGGACAAAACGAATGCATCGTTTGACAATGAGAACGGGAAAAAGCTGAATGTGGCAAAGGAAATGGAATCGGAAGATGATGCTGCTCAAAATCTGGTGGATGAAGGAAAGGACTTGAGATCAGATGATTTGGACGCTTTGAACATCAATGACGGAGCGGTAGAAAGTAATG AATCTGGTGGTGAGCGAGCTGTGGGCATCATCACACCAGCTGCACAGGAGTCAGTGGCGGAGCTGAGCGCTTTTGCCGATGATTTGGCGGAAAAGTTGGTCGCTATGGAATTGGATACCTCAGCCCTCGATGAGTACAAGAATTGTGCTCGTTTAGGATCTGAAATGAGCTGGGCAGAAGCTGCAGCGGATGTTCAATTGGAATTGGAACCACCGTGTCTAACGGAAGAAGAATGCAGAAGAAGTATGTGTATGTTAAATTATAATGCTGCCAATCTTGATATTACAGATGATGGTGCCCGGGAGGAGCTGAAGAATTACGACCATGCAATTGATGATGACGCTCCTCTTTCTTACTACTCAACGGCTCCTCTGCTTCTCACTGCCGACATTGTTGGTACAGGGGTGGGCGCCCCTGTGCTGCCTTGTATAACAGAAGAGTCCAAGGAAAATTTAAGCAACGATGTGGTTCAGACCAGTTGTTTGACGACGAGCATACCAATGAAGGAAGAATCTGTAACTCCAAGTAAGACCACCGCTACCCACCTAAAGATATCCGTGACAAAGAAGACGCCGAGACAGGTGACGATGACCGCCGCCCCAGTTTCAGACGACAAAGAGAACATGATCATCCACAACAGCGGGACAAGATTGATTGTTGCAGAAGAGAAGAAGACGGGAAAAAAGCAAACTCGCTTGGAAAATGCGGAGAAACCATTGGACGAGCAAAGTTTGAGGCAGCTGACAAAAATGTTAAAAGAGAAGCTGGAGATCACCAAAAAAATGAGCATGACTAAAGACGACTCCTCTAAGTCTAAG GCGGCACCCACTGGGTCTGAGTCTGGGAGACGACTAGCCTTGCAAACCCTACCGGAGAACCGGCTGGAATAG